A stretch of Halostagnicola kamekurae DNA encodes these proteins:
- a CDS encoding class I SAM-dependent methyltransferase, whose translation MTETGTGDAQAFYGRWMRLYDLLAHRTPGIAALRRRAVEACRLEPGDTVVEMGCGTGANLPVLRSAVGPEGTVVGIDFTAPVLERARDLTERYDNVHVVRGDATTPPVSEPIDAVLATFVVGMLSDPAGAVEDWSRLVESGGHVVLVNAARSQRWYGPPVNAIFRAITVLSTPPTTKLRYETEPTRRLDERINQAHTALRENADAVAHETHALGVVRLTGGRIG comes from the coding sequence ATGACCGAAACGGGAACCGGAGACGCGCAGGCGTTCTACGGACGATGGATGCGACTCTACGACCTGTTGGCGCACAGAACGCCGGGGATCGCCGCGCTTCGGCGACGGGCAGTAGAGGCCTGCCGACTCGAGCCCGGCGACACCGTCGTCGAGATGGGCTGCGGTACGGGGGCGAACCTCCCCGTCCTCCGGTCGGCGGTCGGCCCCGAGGGCACCGTCGTCGGGATCGATTTCACCGCTCCCGTCCTCGAGCGAGCGCGCGACCTCACGGAACGGTACGACAACGTCCACGTCGTCCGCGGAGACGCGACGACGCCGCCGGTTTCGGAGCCGATAGATGCGGTGCTCGCCACGTTCGTCGTCGGCATGCTCTCGGACCCGGCAGGTGCGGTCGAGGACTGGTCGCGACTGGTCGAATCCGGCGGTCACGTCGTCCTGGTGAACGCGGCGAGAAGCCAGCGGTGGTACGGGCCACCGGTAAACGCGATCTTCCGCGCGATCACAGTCCTTTCGACGCCGCCAACGACGAAGCTTCGCTACGAGACCGAACCGACGCGGCGATTAGACGAGCGCATCAATCAGGCCCATACCGCTCTTCGAGAAAACGCAGACGCGGTCGCCCACGAAACGCACGCGTTGGGGGTCGTTCGATTGACCGGCGGTCGAATCGGGTAA
- the dcd gene encoding dCTP deaminase — translation MILSDADILERLEEGDLVIDPLDDYELQIQPASVDLRLGREFLEFQRTNIPCIHPTSEREVDEYVTETVVEDDDDFILHPGDFVLGTTHERVEIPADLIAHVEGRSSLGRLAVVVHATAGLCDPGYRGQITLELSNLGSAPVALTPGMRISQLTFTELKTPADRPYGSDRGSKYQDQDGPQASRIQSDDEFGGDQLERSD, via the coding sequence ATGATCCTTTCCGACGCGGACATCCTCGAGCGCCTCGAGGAGGGCGATCTCGTGATCGACCCGCTCGACGACTACGAACTCCAGATCCAACCGGCGAGCGTCGACCTCCGGCTCGGTCGGGAGTTCCTCGAGTTCCAGCGGACGAACATCCCCTGTATCCACCCCACTTCCGAGCGGGAGGTCGACGAGTACGTGACTGAAACGGTCGTCGAGGACGACGACGATTTCATCCTCCATCCCGGGGACTTCGTGCTGGGGACGACACACGAGCGCGTCGAGATTCCCGCGGACCTCATCGCGCACGTCGAGGGCCGCTCCTCGCTGGGTCGTCTCGCCGTCGTCGTCCACGCGACCGCGGGGCTGTGCGATCCGGGCTATCGGGGTCAGATCACCCTCGAGCTTTCGAATCTCGGCTCCGCACCGGTCGCGCTGACCCCCGGAATGCGGATCTCCCAGTTGACGTTCACGGAGCTCAAAACCCCCGCGGACAGGCCGTACGGAAGCGACCGGGGCTCGAAGTACCAAGATCAGGACGGCCCGCAGGCCTCCCGGATCCAAAGCGACGACGAGTTCGGCGGCGACCAACTCGAGCGCAGCGACTGA
- a CDS encoding thiamine-phosphate synthase family protein: MKFVEEIVVEEFLPTVRSMLAGELRERDLTQSEVAAVLGISQSAVSKYAHGDVTINRRIADDPRVESLVAELGAGLATGDTTPVQALIELEILIRDLEGGGDVLTALHEEAVPELAEYESSFRVHDPESDLRAGERVLSSLRRGLRVLENASGFAGLIPAVGSNLVACTPDAAGVDDVAGVPGRIFDVKGKATVPGGPEFGVSEHVASVLLAARRHGADASAAANIKYDRQLVDTLADQGHVTAEFDESSDVTSSVGAAIESQPDATVLYQTGGMGIEPITYVLGPDAESVADTVRSLL, translated from the coding sequence ATGAAATTCGTCGAAGAAATCGTCGTCGAGGAGTTTCTCCCAACGGTTCGGTCGATGCTAGCCGGCGAGCTTCGCGAGCGCGATCTCACCCAGAGCGAGGTCGCGGCGGTGCTCGGAATCAGCCAGAGCGCGGTCTCGAAGTACGCCCACGGGGACGTGACGATCAACCGCCGGATCGCCGACGACCCGCGCGTCGAATCGCTCGTGGCGGAACTCGGCGCGGGGCTGGCCACGGGCGATACGACGCCGGTCCAGGCGCTCATCGAACTCGAGATCCTGATTCGAGACCTCGAAGGCGGCGGAGACGTCTTGACCGCACTGCACGAGGAAGCGGTTCCGGAACTTGCGGAGTACGAATCCAGCTTTCGGGTCCACGATCCCGAAAGCGACCTTCGGGCGGGCGAGCGCGTGCTCTCTTCGCTCCGGCGGGGACTTCGGGTTCTCGAGAACGCGAGCGGGTTCGCGGGGCTGATCCCCGCGGTCGGGTCGAACCTCGTCGCCTGTACGCCCGACGCGGCGGGAGTCGACGACGTCGCGGGGGTTCCGGGGCGTATCTTCGACGTGAAGGGGAAGGCGACGGTCCCCGGCGGTCCGGAGTTCGGCGTCTCCGAACACGTCGCGTCCGTGTTGCTCGCGGCGCGCCGACACGGGGCGGACGCGTCCGCGGCGGCGAACATCAAGTACGATCGGCAGCTCGTCGACACGCTCGCCGATCAGGGTCACGTCACCGCGGAGTTCGACGAGTCGAGCGACGTGACCTCGAGCGTCGGAGCGGCCATCGAGTCCCAGCCGGACGCGACTGTCCTCTACCAGACCGGCGGGATGGGGATCGAACCGATCACGTACGTGCTCGGCCCGGACGCGGAATCAGTCGCTGACACGGTTCGCTCGTTACTTTAA
- a CDS encoding hydantoinase B/oxoprolinase family protein, whose translation MSTPKSATPMTDDPIDPITLEVLRNQLESAAEEMGQTLIRGAYSPNIKERRDCSTALFDAEGRMIAQAEHIPVHLGAMPESVAAVREHDPKPGDVFVLNDPFTGGTHLPDVTMVSPIAPDSEIVGYAVSRAHHADVGGMTPGSMPAGAREIYQEGLRLPPIRLVEGGEIRSDVQSLILSNVRNARERKADFRAQLAANERAEARVASLIDEHGEETVLAGFDAVIEYSRDRIASELAEIPDGVYEASDVLEGDGITDDDVPIETTVTVDGASVDVDFSGTASQVDGNLNAPLAVAKSAVYFVVRCITDPEIPPNEGCYDPVSVDAPEGSVLNPTSPAAVVGGNVETSQRVTDVVFSALAKATPDRVPAQGQGTMNNLTIGARDGSFTYYETIGGGFGARAGADGMDGVQVGMTNTLNTPIESMETEYPMRVERYAFRPGSGGRGTFRGGLGLERSVTVETEATVSLLTERRRYAPSGVADGEDGARGRNVLEVPDGFDLPEGVELDADAAAGDADESLSAGETSVAAKTTVDVPAGTTVTVRTPGGGGHGDPDGRDPSALERDRADEKSVSGASDDE comes from the coding sequence ATGAGCACACCGAAATCAGCCACACCGATGACCGACGACCCCATCGATCCGATCACGCTGGAAGTACTGCGAAACCAACTCGAGAGCGCCGCCGAGGAGATGGGTCAGACCCTGATCCGCGGGGCGTACTCGCCGAACATCAAGGAGCGCCGGGACTGCTCGACGGCGCTGTTCGACGCCGAGGGCCGGATGATCGCCCAGGCCGAGCACATCCCCGTCCACCTCGGCGCGATGCCGGAGTCGGTCGCGGCCGTCCGCGAGCACGATCCGAAACCGGGCGACGTGTTCGTGCTCAACGACCCGTTCACCGGCGGGACGCACTTGCCAGACGTGACGATGGTCTCGCCGATCGCGCCCGATTCGGAGATCGTGGGCTACGCGGTGTCTCGGGCCCACCACGCCGACGTCGGCGGGATGACGCCCGGTAGCATGCCGGCCGGTGCGCGCGAGATCTACCAGGAGGGGCTCCGGCTGCCCCCAATCAGGCTCGTCGAGGGCGGCGAGATCCGATCCGACGTGCAGTCGCTCATTCTCTCGAACGTCCGCAACGCTCGAGAGCGCAAGGCCGACTTCCGCGCCCAGCTCGCGGCGAACGAGCGCGCCGAAGCGCGCGTCGCGTCGCTGATCGACGAACACGGTGAGGAGACCGTACTGGCCGGGTTCGACGCCGTCATCGAGTACTCTCGAGACCGGATCGCGAGCGAACTCGCGGAGATACCGGACGGCGTCTACGAGGCGTCGGACGTGCTCGAGGGCGACGGGATCACCGACGACGACGTTCCGATCGAGACGACGGTCACGGTCGACGGCGCGAGCGTCGACGTCGACTTCTCGGGGACCGCTTCGCAGGTCGACGGCAACCTCAACGCGCCGCTGGCCGTCGCCAAGAGCGCGGTCTACTTCGTCGTCCGGTGTATCACGGATCCCGAAATTCCACCGAACGAAGGCTGTTACGATCCGGTTTCGGTCGACGCGCCTGAGGGGTCGGTGCTCAACCCCACGTCCCCCGCCGCGGTGGTGGGCGGCAACGTCGAGACCAGCCAGCGAGTCACCGACGTGGTCTTCAGCGCTCTCGCGAAGGCGACTCCGGACCGCGTGCCGGCGCAGGGGCAGGGGACGATGAACAACCTGACCATCGGCGCTCGAGACGGCTCCTTTACCTACTACGAAACCATCGGCGGCGGCTTCGGCGCGCGAGCCGGCGCGGACGGGATGGACGGCGTACAGGTCGGCATGACGAACACGCTCAACACGCCCATCGAGTCGATGGAGACCGAGTACCCGATGCGGGTCGAACGCTACGCCTTCCGGCCCGGAAGCGGCGGTCGAGGGACGTTCCGCGGCGGGCTCGGCCTCGAGCGATCGGTAACCGTCGAGACCGAGGCTACCGTTTCGCTGCTGACGGAACGGCGGCGGTACGCCCCCAGCGGGGTCGCCGACGGCGAGGACGGCGCTCGAGGGCGGAACGTCCTCGAGGTACCGGACGGATTCGACCTCCCCGAGGGCGTCGAACTGGACGCGGACGCCGCGGCGGGAGACGCCGACGAGTCGCTTTCGGCGGGCGAAACCTCCGTCGCAGCGAAGACGACGGTCGACGTCCCCGCCGGAACGACGGTCACGGTCAGAACTCCCGGCGGCGGCGGTCACGGCGATCCGGACGGTCGCGATCCGTCGGCGCTCGAGCGCGACCGAGCCGACGAGAAGAGCGTGTCTGGAGCGAGCGACGATGAGTGA
- a CDS encoding DsbA family protein, whose translation MDISRRKFAATALAGAGVAVAGCLNSNSGNGGEFELEGEPALPVPVAGDPEADVTVMVFKDFGCGACARYTLEDELNVYPRLKESYIDPGEIRYEFHDFPIPANPDWSWEIASAARSVQDQGGDEAFWQFEENIYAEFTDGYSLDVIESTANDAGVDGEKVVTDTEDGAYRGELETERERAKNAGIKATPTVIVDGEQVEDPTYDPIESAIEDAL comes from the coding sequence ATGGATATCTCACGCCGGAAGTTCGCGGCAACGGCTCTCGCCGGGGCGGGCGTCGCCGTCGCGGGTTGTCTCAACTCGAACAGCGGAAACGGCGGCGAGTTCGAACTCGAGGGCGAGCCCGCGCTTCCGGTTCCCGTCGCGGGTGATCCGGAGGCAGACGTGACCGTCATGGTGTTCAAGGACTTCGGCTGTGGCGCGTGCGCGAGGTACACGCTCGAGGACGAGTTGAACGTGTATCCGCGCCTCAAGGAGTCGTATATCGATCCCGGAGAGATCCGATACGAGTTCCACGACTTCCCGATCCCAGCCAACCCCGATTGGTCTTGGGAGATCGCAAGCGCCGCGCGTTCCGTGCAGGATCAGGGCGGCGACGAGGCGTTCTGGCAGTTCGAAGAGAATATTTACGCCGAGTTCACCGACGGATACTCGCTCGACGTGATCGAATCGACCGCGAACGACGCTGGCGTCGACGGCGAAAAGGTGGTCACCGATACCGAAGACGGCGCCTATCGAGGCGAACTCGAGACCGAACGCGAACGGGCCAAGAACGCGGGCATCAAAGCCACACCGACGGTCATCGTCGACGGCGAGCAAGTCGAGGACCCGACCTACGACCCGATCGAATCGGCTATCGAAGACGCACTGTAA
- the pth2 gene encoding peptidyl-tRNA hydrolase Pth2: MKQAIVARTDIGMGQGKLAAQVAHASLSAYEKADKRTQREWKNGGQKKIVLKGSSERELHELSEIADHKGIAQSLIRDAGHTQLEPGTVTALAVGPAEEDLVDRVTGELPLF, from the coding sequence ATGAAACAGGCCATCGTCGCGCGAACCGATATCGGGATGGGCCAGGGCAAGCTCGCCGCCCAGGTCGCACACGCCTCCCTCTCGGCCTACGAGAAGGCCGACAAGCGGACCCAGCGGGAGTGGAAAAACGGCGGCCAGAAGAAGATCGTCCTGAAGGGAAGCAGCGAACGCGAACTACACGAACTCTCCGAAATCGCAGACCACAAGGGGATCGCTCAGTCGCTCATCCGCGACGCCGGACACACGCAGCTCGAGCCGGGGACCGTCACCGCGCTGGCCGTCGGTCCCGCAGAAGAAGACCTCGTCGATCGCGTGACGGGCGAACTGCCGCTGTTTTGA
- a CDS encoding maleate cis-trans isomerase family protein, producing MSDPSPDRIDGSDDGTELARDDGPARIGVVVPSSNTTVEPEFERTTEGDVTIHAARMALESVTVDELDAMSDDAVRGGRLLAHADVDAVAYACTTGSLLHGPGFDAELEERLEDAAGVPAVATARSVVRALDELAVERVGVVTPYTEALDEREAEFLEDAGFDVVAIDGRGIEANTAIGALEPDDAYEQAMAMADGRSLDGLFVSCTNYRSLAAVDRLEAELGVPVVTSNGATLWDVCRVASIDVDAPGALFDLD from the coding sequence ATGAGTGACCCGAGTCCCGATCGAATCGATGGATCCGACGACGGGACCGAACTCGCGCGCGACGACGGCCCCGCTCGAATCGGCGTGGTCGTCCCCTCGTCGAACACGACGGTCGAACCCGAGTTCGAACGGACGACCGAAGGTGACGTGACGATCCACGCGGCCCGAATGGCCCTCGAGTCGGTCACCGTCGACGAACTCGACGCGATGAGCGACGACGCGGTTCGCGGCGGAAGGCTGCTCGCACACGCCGACGTGGACGCTGTCGCCTACGCCTGTACCACGGGGAGCTTGCTCCACGGCCCCGGCTTCGACGCGGAACTCGAGGAGCGCCTCGAGGACGCCGCGGGCGTCCCCGCGGTCGCGACGGCTCGATCCGTCGTCAGAGCGCTCGACGAACTCGCCGTCGAGCGCGTCGGCGTGGTGACGCCGTACACCGAAGCCCTCGACGAACGCGAAGCGGAATTTCTCGAGGACGCGGGCTTCGACGTCGTCGCCATCGACGGTCGCGGAATCGAGGCGAACACCGCTATCGGCGCGCTCGAACCCGACGACGCCTACGAACAGGCGATGGCGATGGCCGACGGGCGCTCGCTCGACGGCCTGTTCGTCTCGTGTACGAACTACCGATCGCTCGCCGCGGTCGATCGGCTCGAGGCCGAACTCGGCGTTCCCGTCGTGACGAGCAACGGGGCGACGCTGTGGGACGTCTGTCGGGTCGCATCGATCGACGTCGACGCGCCCGGCGCGCTCTTCGATCTCGACTGA